Proteins found in one Sardina pilchardus chromosome 11, fSarPil1.1, whole genome shotgun sequence genomic segment:
- the LOC134095693 gene encoding zinc finger protein 319, translating into MIHGPPLSSSKLNPYVRSGRMTEAWQQHAVVPPPVVHTLPHGAENPLGSAVYGIVLQPDPTLAPPPHSQHAQPHPVAAQQPSLQVGSEGSHKCGACGHDISHLANPHEHQCMVNQDRSFQCTQCMKIFQQATDLLEHQCIQVEQKPFVCGVCKMGFSLLTSLAQHHTEHTGSNPMKCSICEKTYRPGSSGNPGSSSSANTGEGSSTSTYDGSAPHRPYKCSVCHKSFRHLSELSRHERVHTGEKPFKCTVCDKSFSQASHLQHHQRTHSSERPYKCAVCEKTFKHRSHLVRHMYSHSGEHLFKCNLCEMHFKESSELLHHQCQPAGDRPFRCSSCDKGFKRQSDLRQHERTHSEDRPFQCEECQMSFKQQYALVRHRRTHKNPADRPFKCNLCDKGFLQPSHLLYHQHVHGIESLFKCAACQKGFSQSGELLKHKCGAAASSSEKPYKCDVCGKGYKKSSTLQRHQNNAHCTEKPLKCSLCDRRFVSSSEFVQHHCDPAREKPLKCSDCEKRFKYSSEMQRHRRVHTGEKPFKCPTCDKGFKQREHLAKHGSVHSREAQFKCVWCGERFGDLCALQEHTVQHTAEGGGYPVAPCIQ; encoded by the coding sequence ATGATCCACGGTCCACCTCTCTCATCTTCAAAACTGAATCCATACGTGCGCAGCGGCAGGATGACGGAGGCCTGGCAGCAGCACGCTGTAGTGCCTCCCCCAGTGGTGCACACTCTCCCCCACGGGGCAGAGAACCCACTGGGGAGTGCCGTCTACGGGATAGTCCTGCAACCAGATCCTACCCTGGCACCGCCTCCGCACAGCCAACACGCCCAGCCACACCCGGTGGCAGCCCAGCAGCCCTCCCTGCAGGTGGGCAGCGAGGGCAGCCACAAGTGTGGCGCCTGCGGGCACGACATCTCACACCTGGCCAACCCGCACGAGCACCAGTGCATGGTGAACCAGGATCGCTCCTTCCAGTGCACCCAGTGCATGAAGATCTTCCAGCAAGCGACCGATCTCCTGGAGCACCAGTGTATTCAGGTGGAGCAGAAGCCgtttgtgtgtggcgtgtgcaaGATGGGGTTCTCGCTGCTCACCTCGCTGGCGCAGCACCACACGGAACACACCGGAAGCAACCCCATGAAGTGCTCCATCTGCGAGAAGACGTACCGCCCGGGCTCCTCGGGGAACCCCGGCTCCTCATCCTCCGCCAACACCGGCGAGGGATCGTCCACCTCCACGTACGACGGCTCCGCTCCTCACCGACCGTACAAGTGCTCCGTGTGCCACAAGAGCTTCCGTCACCTGTCTGAACTTTCGCGCCACGAGCGTGTGCACACGGGCGAGAAGCCCTTCAAGTGTACCGTTTGCGACAAGAGCTTCAGCCAGGCCTCCCACCTGCAGCACCACCAGCGCACGCACAGCTCCGAGCGCCCCTACAAGTGTGCCGTGTGCGAGAAGACCTTCAAGCACCGCTCGCACCTGGTGCGTCACATGTACTCCCACTCCGGAGAGCACCTGTTCAAGTGCAACCTGTGCGAGATGCACTTCAAGGAGTCGTCCGAGCTGCTGCACCACCAGTGCCAGCCTGCCGGCGACCGCCCGTTCCGCTGCAGCTCGTGCGACAAGGGCTTCAAGCGCCAGTCCGACCTGCGCCAGCACGAGCGCACCCACTCGGAGGACCGCCCGTTCCAGTGCGAGGAGTGTCAGATGAGCTTCAAGCAGCAGTACGCCCTGGTCCGCCACCGCCGCACGCACAAGAACCCCGCCGACCGGCCGTTCAAGTGCAACCTCTGCGACAAGGGCTTCCTGCAGCCCTCCCACCTGCTCTACCACCAGCACGTGCACGGCATCGAGAGCCTGTTCAAGTGCGCCGCCTGTCAGAAGGGCTTCAGCCAGTCGGGCGAGTTGCTGAAGCACAAGTGCGGCGCGGCTGCCTCGTCGTCCGAGAAGCCCTACAAGTGCGACGTGTGCGGCAAAGGCTACAAGAAGTCCTCGACGCTGCAGCGCCACCAGAACAACGCGCACTGCACGGAGAAGCCCCTGAAGTGCTCGCTGTGCGATCGCCGCTTCGTGTCGTCCTCGGAGTTCGTGCAGCACCACTGCGACCCGGCCCGCGAGAAGCCGCTCAAGTGTTCCGATTGCGAAAAGCGCTTCAAATACTCCTCGGAGATGCAGCGTCACCGGCGCGTCCACACGGGCGAGAAGCCCTTCAAATGCCCAACCTGCGACAAGGGCTTCAAGCAGCGCGAGCACCTGGCCAAGCATGGCAGCGTCCACTCCAGAGAGGCCCAGttcaaatgtgtgtggtgtggcgaGCGCTTTGGAGACCTGTGCGCACTCCAGGAGCACACTGTCCAGCACACTGCAGAAGGTGGAGGCTACCCTGTGGCCCCCTGCATACAGTAA